From a single bacterium genomic region:
- the recA gene encoding recombinase RecA — protein MARGKQATPKAKVERGGVAEDAKAKAIELAVSSIEKQFGKGAITKMTDDAVDHAIPYFSSGAPSLDIALGIGGFPRGRVVEIYGPESSGKTTLTLHAIAEVQKVGGVAAFIDAEHALDVNYARRLGVNVDELLVSQPDTGEEALEIADVLLRSGAIDLVVVDSVAALVPRAEIEGEMGDTHVGLQARLMSQALRKLTGTVSKSGATVIFINQIRMKIGVMFGSPETTTGGNALKFYSSVRVDVRRIAAIKEGDEVTGNRTRVKIVKNKVAPPFRQAEFDIIYNEGISREGDLIDLGVDEGIVEKSGSWYSYGDERIGQGREKARTFLKENPDVCARLAEEVYLAKGLKLAVPAKGPEETAEDELVEDAPEA, from the coding sequence ATGGCACGAGGCAAGCAGGCAACGCCGAAGGCGAAGGTGGAACGAGGGGGCGTCGCGGAGGACGCGAAGGCGAAGGCGATCGAGCTCGCCGTCTCGAGTATCGAGAAGCAGTTCGGCAAGGGCGCGATCACGAAGATGACGGACGACGCCGTCGATCACGCGATCCCGTACTTCTCGAGTGGCGCGCCGAGTCTCGACATCGCCCTCGGGATCGGCGGCTTCCCGCGCGGCCGCGTGGTCGAGATCTACGGTCCGGAGTCGAGCGGCAAGACGACGCTCACGCTCCATGCGATCGCCGAGGTCCAGAAGGTCGGCGGTGTCGCCGCGTTCATCGACGCCGAGCACGCGCTCGACGTGAACTACGCGCGCCGTCTCGGCGTGAACGTCGACGAGCTCCTGGTCTCTCAACCCGACACAGGGGAGGAAGCGCTCGAGATCGCGGACGTCCTGCTCCGCAGTGGGGCGATCGACCTGGTGGTCGTCGACTCGGTCGCGGCGCTCGTGCCGCGGGCGGAGATCGAAGGCGAGATGGGCGACACCCACGTCGGTCTCCAGGCGCGGCTGATGAGCCAGGCGCTACGGAAGCTGACGGGGACGGTGTCGAAGTCCGGTGCGACGGTGATCTTCATCAACCAGATCCGGATGAAGATCGGCGTGATGTTCGGGAGCCCCGAGACGACGACGGGCGGCAACGCGCTGAAGTTCTACTCGTCGGTGCGCGTCGACGTCCGTCGGATCGCGGCGATCAAGGAGGGCGACGAGGTCACGGGCAACCGGACGCGCGTCAAGATCGTGAAGAACAAGGTCGCGCCGCCCTTCCGGCAGGCCGAGTTCGACATCATCTACAACGAGGGGATCTCCCGCGAAGGCGACCTGATCGACCTGGGCGTCGACGAGGGGATCGTCGAGAAGAGCGGCTCCTGGTACTCCTACGGAGACGAGCGAATCGGGCAGGGACGCGAGAAGGCGCGCACCTTCCTGAAGGAGAACCCGGACGTCTGCGCTCGGCTCGCGGAGGAGGTCTACCTCGCGAAGGGCCTCAAGCTGGCGGTCCCGGCGAAGGGCCCCGAGGAGACGGCCGAAGACGAGCTCGTCGAGGACGCACCCGAGGCCTGA
- a CDS encoding phosphatidylglycerophosphatase A, which yields MTALDADGYFSTVRRPPATKTPPIPPICGPHEVGFPIAPRTGTEPALAPRSDASLLDLLLDGAARWIAVVGGAGLAPVAPGTMGSLVAALAFFAVARASLGSETEPVTLLGMLAVAIVGTFALGTWASGRAERIFGRHDDGRIVIDEVVGQWIALVPVTLFLPRLDSFSLSVAVVTAFVAFRVFDIWKPGAVRWAERRFEGGLGVMADDVVAGVYGALVGVLPTCFFLVAEGSLLVADGSLPIAEGSLLVAEGSLPIAEGSLLVAEGSLPIAEGSLLVAEGSLRGSGAEGAAAGFVGVGRGVVA from the coding sequence TTGACGGCGCTCGACGCTGACGGCTACTTTTCGACCGTTCGACGCCCCCCCGCGACGAAGACGCCGCCGATTCCCCCGATCTGCGGTCCCCATGAGGTGGGATTTCCCATCGCCCCTCGAACCGGTACAGAACCGGCCCTCGCGCCTCGAAGCGACGCGTCGCTGCTCGATCTCCTTCTCGATGGAGCGGCCCGGTGGATCGCCGTCGTCGGCGGCGCAGGTCTCGCTCCCGTCGCGCCCGGCACGATGGGCTCGCTCGTGGCGGCGCTGGCGTTCTTCGCGGTCGCGCGTGCGTCGCTCGGTTCGGAGACCGAGCCCGTGACGCTGCTCGGGATGCTCGCCGTCGCGATCGTCGGGACCTTCGCACTCGGGACCTGGGCTTCCGGACGCGCGGAGCGGATCTTCGGACGGCACGACGACGGTCGGATCGTGATCGACGAGGTCGTGGGCCAGTGGATCGCGCTCGTGCCCGTCACGCTCTTCCTGCCGCGCCTCGATTCTTTTTCGCTGTCGGTGGCGGTCGTGACCGCATTCGTCGCATTCAGGGTGTTCGATATCTGGAAGCCGGGAGCGGTCCGCTGGGCCGAGCGCCGGTTCGAAGGAGGACTCGGGGTGATGGCGGACGACGTGGTGGCGGGCGTGTACGGCGCGCTCGTGGGCGTGCTGCCAACCTGCTTTTTTTTGGTCGCTGAAGGCTCTCTCTTGGTCGCTGATGGCTCTCTTCCAATCGCTGAGGGCTCTCTTCTAGTCGCTGAGGGCTCTCTTCCAATCGCTGAGGGCTCTCTTCTAGTCGCTGAGGGCTCTCTTCCAATCGCTGAGGGCTCTCTTCTAGTCGCTGAGGGCTCTCTTCGCGGGAGCGGAGCGGAGGGTGCCGCCGCAGGGTTCGTCGGTGTGGGTCGGGGAGTCGTCGCGTGA
- a CDS encoding competence/damage-inducible protein A codes for MNAEIITIGDELMRGEIVDSNKARIAERLLLHDLDTRHQVSVLDDPADMRDAFLRAAERSDFVLVSGGLGPTRDDLTTEVLAETFGRKLELHAPSLAAIEAFFSRVGRAMVDANKKQAYFPEEADVLENPIGTAPGFSIREGRATFFAMPGVPRELDRMMDEQVLPRIATRLAAEEEGGAARRVVRAQLLATFGLGESTLEEELRDLMRDGEVELGFRTTFPDNFLRPVARAATAEEADAKIALAVAAIRDRLGAVVYSREEGMGSADSKDTMESVVGYLLAEAGKTVATAESCTGGLIAERFTDVPGSSAYFLGGMVAYTNEAKAAMLGVPEDVLETHGAVSEPVVRAMAEGVRERFGSDFGIATSGISGPTGGTPEKPVGLVWIALASEAGTHADSFVFQVDRSRHRRLTAQVGLDWIRRSLIGAELVGPSLLRRGGGGSAPGAGGASGGAERGSAGSGSPARGAGDAKR; via the coding sequence GTGAACGCCGAGATCATCACCATCGGCGACGAGTTGATGCGCGGCGAGATCGTCGACTCGAACAAGGCGCGGATCGCGGAGCGGCTGCTGCTCCACGACCTCGACACGCGCCATCAGGTCTCCGTCCTCGACGATCCGGCCGACATGCGCGACGCCTTTCTGCGGGCCGCCGAGCGGAGCGATTTCGTCCTCGTTTCCGGAGGCCTCGGGCCGACGCGGGACGATCTGACGACCGAGGTGCTGGCGGAGACCTTCGGTCGCAAGCTCGAGCTCCACGCGCCGTCCCTCGCGGCGATCGAGGCCTTCTTCTCCCGGGTCGGGCGAGCGATGGTCGATGCGAACAAGAAGCAGGCGTATTTCCCGGAGGAGGCGGACGTCCTCGAGAACCCGATCGGGACCGCGCCGGGCTTCTCGATCCGCGAGGGGCGCGCGACGTTCTTCGCGATGCCCGGGGTGCCGCGTGAGCTCGACCGGATGATGGACGAGCAGGTCCTGCCCCGAATCGCGACGCGGCTCGCCGCCGAGGAAGAGGGGGGAGCGGCCCGCCGGGTCGTCCGCGCCCAGCTCCTCGCGACCTTCGGTCTCGGGGAGTCGACCCTCGAAGAGGAGCTGCGCGACCTGATGCGCGATGGCGAGGTCGAGCTCGGCTTCCGAACGACCTTCCCGGACAACTTCCTGCGCCCGGTCGCCCGGGCGGCGACCGCGGAAGAGGCCGACGCGAAGATCGCCCTGGCGGTGGCCGCGATCCGGGATCGGCTCGGGGCGGTGGTCTACTCCCGGGAAGAGGGGATGGGCTCGGCCGACAGCAAGGACACGATGGAGAGTGTCGTCGGGTATCTGCTGGCGGAGGCCGGCAAGACGGTCGCGACGGCCGAGTCCTGTACCGGCGGTCTGATCGCCGAACGCTTCACCGACGTCCCCGGCTCTTCCGCCTACTTCCTCGGCGGCATGGTCGCGTACACGAACGAAGCGAAGGCGGCGATGCTCGGCGTGCCCGAGGACGTGCTCGAGACCCATGGTGCGGTCTCCGAGCCCGTGGTCCGCGCGATGGCGGAGGGGGTCCGCGAACGCTTCGGGAGCGACTTCGGAATCGCGACCTCGGGAATCTCCGGTCCGACGGGCGGAACGCCCGAGAAGCCGGTCGGCCTGGTCTGGATCGCACTGGCGAGCGAGGCCGGGACCCACGCCGACTCCTTCGTCTTCCAGGTGGACCGGAGCCGACACCGCCGGCTGACGGCCCAGGTCGGCCTCGACTGGATCCGCCGGAGCCTGATCGGCGCTGAGCTCGTCGGACCTTCCTTGTTGCGTCGGGGGGGCGGCGGCTCGGCACCCGGGGCCGGTGGGGCGTCCGGCGGCGCGGAGCGGGGGAGTGCAGGTTCGGGGTCCCCCGCGAGAGGGGCGGGCGACGCCAAGCGCTAG